The Vibrio agarivorans genome window below encodes:
- the pflB gene encoding formate C-acetyltransferase, translating to MAEQFAKAWEGFAEGDWQNEVNVRDFIQKNYAPYEGDESFLVSEGTEATNTLWAKVMEGIKQENSTHAPVDFDTSVISTITSHDAGYINKDLETIVGLQTEAPLKRAIMPNGGVRMIEGSCKAYGRTLDPQVSKIYSEYRKTHNQGVFDVYSPDILKCRKSGVLTGLPDAYGRGRIIGDYRRVALYGVDFLMKDKVAQFHSTQEQLEAGDNLQMTMQLREELQEQHRALGQLKEMAASYGFDISGPATTAKEAIQWTYFGYLAAVKSQNGAAMSLGRTSTFLDVYVERDIAAGIITEEQAQEMIDHFVMKLRMVRFLRTPEYDELFSGDPIWATESMGGMGVDGRTLVTRTNFRFLNTLYTMGPSPEPNITVLWSEQLPEGFKKFCAKVSIDTSSIQYENDDLMRPDFDNDDYAIACCVSPMVIGKHMQFFGARANLAKTLLYVINGGVDEKLKIQVGPKTEAMTDEVLDFDKVWAGLDSFMDWLATQYVTALNAIHYSHDKYSYEAALMALHDRDVRRTMACGIAGLSVAADSLSAIKYGTVKPIRDEDGIAIDFDISGDYPKFGNNDARVDDMACELVTSFMNKIRKLKTYRDAVPTQSILTITSNVVYGKKTGTTPDGRKAGAPFAPGANPMHGRDEKGAVASLTSVGKLPFADAKDGISYTFSIVPNALGKEEDSQRSNLAGLMDGYFHHEAGIEGGQHLNVNVLNRETLEDAVKHPENYPQLTIRVSGYAVRFNSLTPEQQADVIARTFTESL from the coding sequence ATGGCTGAGCAATTTGCTAAAGCTTGGGAAGGTTTTGCTGAAGGTGATTGGCAAAACGAAGTAAACGTACGTGACTTCATTCAGAAGAACTACGCTCCTTATGAAGGCGACGAGTCTTTCCTAGTTTCTGAAGGTACTGAAGCGACTAACACGCTTTGGGCTAAAGTAATGGAAGGTATCAAACAGGAAAACAGCACTCACGCTCCTGTTGATTTCGATACTTCTGTTATCTCTACCATCACTTCACATGATGCGGGTTACATCAACAAAGACCTAGAAACTATCGTTGGTCTACAAACTGAAGCGCCTCTTAAGCGTGCAATCATGCCTAACGGTGGCGTGCGCATGATCGAAGGTTCTTGTAAAGCATACGGCCGTACGCTTGACCCACAAGTTTCTAAAATCTACTCAGAGTACCGCAAAACACACAACCAAGGTGTTTTCGATGTTTACTCTCCAGACATCCTAAAATGTCGTAAGTCTGGCGTTCTGACTGGTCTTCCAGATGCATACGGCCGTGGTCGTATCATTGGTGACTACCGCCGCGTAGCACTTTACGGTGTAGACTTCCTAATGAAGGACAAAGTTGCTCAGTTCCACTCAACTCAAGAGCAACTAGAAGCGGGCGACAACCTGCAAATGACTATGCAGCTGCGTGAAGAGCTTCAAGAGCAACACCGCGCACTAGGTCAACTAAAAGAGATGGCAGCTTCTTACGGCTTCGACATTTCTGGTCCTGCAACAACTGCAAAAGAAGCAATCCAGTGGACTTACTTCGGTTACCTAGCAGCGGTTAAGTCTCAAAACGGCGCAGCAATGTCTCTAGGTCGTACTTCGACTTTCCTTGACGTTTACGTTGAGCGTGACATCGCAGCTGGCATCATCACTGAAGAACAAGCTCAGGAAATGATCGACCACTTCGTAATGAAACTACGTATGGTTCGTTTCCTACGCACTCCTGAGTACGATGAGCTATTCTCTGGCGACCCAATCTGGGCAACAGAATCTATGGGTGGTATGGGTGTTGACGGTCGTACACTAGTTACACGTACAAACTTCCGTTTCCTAAACACGCTATACACTATGGGTCCTTCTCCAGAGCCAAACATCACTGTACTTTGGTCTGAGCAGCTACCTGAAGGCTTCAAGAAGTTCTGTGCGAAGGTATCTATCGATACTTCTTCTATCCAGTACGAAAACGATGACCTAATGCGTCCAGATTTCGACAACGATGACTACGCTATCGCTTGTTGTGTATCTCCAATGGTTATCGGTAAGCACATGCAGTTCTTCGGTGCGCGTGCAAACCTTGCTAAGACTCTACTTTACGTTATCAACGGCGGTGTAGATGAGAAGCTTAAGATCCAAGTTGGTCCTAAGACTGAAGCAATGACTGACGAAGTTCTAGACTTCGACAAAGTTTGGGCTGGTCTAGACAGCTTTATGGATTGGCTAGCAACACAATACGTGACTGCGCTAAACGCAATCCACTACTCTCACGACAAGTACAGCTACGAAGCAGCGCTTATGGCTCTACACGACCGTGACGTTCGTCGTACTATGGCTTGTGGTATTGCTGGTCTATCTGTTGCAGCTGACTCTCTATCTGCAATCAAATACGGCACAGTTAAGCCAATCCGTGACGAAGACGGTATCGCAATCGACTTCGACATCTCTGGCGACTACCCGAAATTTGGTAACAACGACGCTCGCGTTGATGACATGGCTTGTGAACTTGTTACTAGCTTCATGAACAAGATCCGTAAGCTTAAGACTTACCGTGATGCGGTACCTACACAGTCTATCCTTACTATCACTTCAAACGTGGTATACGGTAAGAAGACAGGTACTACACCAGACGGTCGTAAAGCAGGTGCTCCATTCGCTCCAGGTGCAAACCCAATGCACGGTCGCGATGAGAAAGGTGCTGTAGCTTCTCTTACTTCTGTAGGTAAACTACCGTTTGCTGACGCTAAAGATGGTATCTCATACACATTCTCTATCGTTCCAAACGCACTAGGTAAAGAAGAAGATTCACAACGTTCTAACCTTGCTGGTCTAATGGATGGTTACTTCCACCACGAAGCTGGCATTGAAGGTGGTCAACACCTAAACGTGAACGTTCTTAACCGCGAAACTCTAGAAGACGCAGTTAAGCACCCTGAGAACTACCCTCAGCTAACAATTCGTGTATCAGGCTACGCTGTACGCTTCAACTCTCTGACTCCAGAGCAGCAAGCTGACGTAATCGCACGTACATTCACTGAATCTTTATAA
- a CDS encoding lipid A deacylase LpxR family protein, whose protein sequence is MKPLALLALSLSSLACSVAASDRNTLVFSIDNDGMVRTDHDYSNGLFLSYTTGAINPPMFLRPLSLSAWGVSSLDKFEFVLGHKMWTPEDIEEENAIAGDRPYAGFFHTEFNYISLHPQQAHRFNLTVGVTGDNSFASEAQSIVHSIVGSDDPMGWDNQIDEGWVGSIGYLSHYNLMRERSFGNSQVEISNVSEVNAGNFRSDISTGFMFRWGTDLEGNMGSANIDHENPFRAGMIGASNSGWFGFAGAKGRIRFNDVTIEGHRELVNPDPNLPLSAYEMEIEPLQASMIVGMVWYNQNFGASLTISGHTPEYKDAPQPVYGTGGFTLFGFF, encoded by the coding sequence ATGAAGCCTTTAGCATTACTGGCATTGAGCCTTTCTTCTCTCGCTTGCAGCGTTGCTGCCTCTGACAGAAATACACTTGTATTTAGTATCGATAACGACGGAATGGTGCGTACCGATCACGACTATTCTAATGGTCTGTTTCTTTCCTACACGACTGGAGCCATTAATCCTCCGATGTTTTTACGCCCATTGAGCCTTTCGGCTTGGGGTGTCTCTTCCCTCGATAAATTTGAGTTCGTGCTTGGCCACAAAATGTGGACACCTGAAGATATCGAAGAAGAGAATGCTATTGCTGGCGATCGTCCTTATGCGGGCTTTTTCCATACAGAGTTTAACTACATTAGCTTGCACCCACAGCAAGCCCATCGCTTCAATTTAACTGTTGGTGTGACGGGTGATAACTCTTTTGCTTCCGAAGCGCAAAGTATTGTACACAGTATTGTCGGCTCTGATGATCCTATGGGTTGGGATAACCAAATCGACGAAGGCTGGGTGGGTAGCATTGGCTATCTTAGCCACTACAACCTGATGCGTGAGCGCTCTTTTGGCAACTCTCAAGTGGAGATTTCGAATGTCAGTGAAGTGAACGCTGGTAACTTCCGCAGTGATATATCGACCGGTTTTATGTTCCGTTGGGGTACTGACCTTGAGGGCAATATGGGTTCGGCCAACATTGACCATGAGAACCCGTTCCGCGCTGGTATGATAGGCGCGTCAAATTCTGGATGGTTTGGTTTTGCTGGTGCAAAAGGCCGTATCCGCTTTAACGATGTGACTATCGAAGGTCATCGTGAGCTCGTTAACCCAGACCCAAATTTGCCGCTTTCCGCTTACGAAATGGAAATCGAACCACTTCAGGCTTCGATGATTGTGGGTATGGTTTGGTATAACCAAAACTTTGGTGCCAGCCTCACTATTTCCGGGCACACACCAGAATACAAAGATGCACCACAACCGGTTTATGGTACGGGTGGCTTTACCTTGTTTGGATTCTTCTAA
- the pflA gene encoding pyruvate formate lyase 1-activating protein, whose amino-acid sequence MSTTGRIHSFESCGTVDGPGIRFIVFLQGCLMRCKYCHNRDTWDPKDGKEVTVDEIMKDATSYRHFMNASGGGVTCSGGEAMMQPEFVRDFFKAAKAEGIHTCLDTNGYIRKHTDVVDEVLEQTDLVMLDLKHMDDEVHEDLIGVSNRRTLDFARYLQKIGQTTWIRYVVVPGYTDDLDAARKLGEFIKDMDNVEKVELLPYHKLGAHKWEALGHDYPLEGVNPPSKETMDSIVEVLSEYHDNIKY is encoded by the coding sequence ATGTCTACTACTGGTCGTATTCACTCGTTCGAGTCTTGTGGCACTGTCGATGGCCCTGGCATCCGCTTTATCGTTTTCCTACAAGGTTGTTTGATGCGTTGTAAATACTGTCATAACCGCGATACGTGGGATCCAAAAGACGGTAAAGAAGTCACTGTTGATGAAATAATGAAAGACGCGACGTCTTATCGCCACTTTATGAACGCTTCTGGCGGTGGTGTGACGTGTTCAGGGGGTGAAGCTATGATGCAGCCTGAATTTGTGCGTGATTTCTTTAAAGCGGCAAAGGCAGAGGGCATCCACACTTGCTTAGATACAAATGGCTACATCCGTAAGCACACTGATGTTGTTGATGAAGTTCTTGAGCAAACCGATCTTGTCATGCTTGACCTAAAGCATATGGATGACGAAGTACACGAAGATCTCATCGGTGTATCCAATCGCCGTACGTTAGACTTCGCACGTTACCTACAAAAAATCGGTCAGACGACTTGGATCCGCTACGTAGTTGTTCCTGGCTACACTGATGATCTCGATGCTGCTCGTAAGCTGGGTGAGTTCATCAAAGACATGGACAATGTTGAAAAAGTGGAGCTGCTGCCTTATCACAAACTAGGTGCGCACAAATGGGAAGCGCTGGGTCACGACTACCCGCTAGAAGGCGTGAATCCACCTTCTAAAGAGACAATGGATAGCATTGTTGAAGTGCTAAGCGAATACCACGACAACATCAAATACTAA
- a CDS encoding YfbU family protein, with amino-acid sequence MEMTNAQRLILSNQYKLMMKMDPENSGKYQRLQTIVERGYELQMRELNKDFGRLTEDECREIIDIMEMYHAMQESNKMLEESERADVDQRRLLFLGFDAATEAQCVHYVRFLVDSEGLYPQFDKADHHFNSQMPMLDKYRRMLATWRHCPRQYHLSAAEFKQIFNA; translated from the coding sequence ATGGAAATGACAAACGCTCAACGTTTGATCCTGTCGAACCAATACAAATTGATGATGAAAATGGACCCTGAGAACTCAGGTAAGTACCAACGTCTTCAAACGATCGTGGAACGTGGCTACGAGCTACAAATGCGCGAGCTCAACAAAGATTTCGGTCGCCTAACAGAAGACGAGTGTCGTGAAATCATTGATATCATGGAAATGTACCATGCGATGCAAGAGTCAAACAAAATGCTAGAAGAAAGTGAGCGTGCTGACGTAGACCAGCGCCGCCTACTGTTCTTGGGCTTTGATGCAGCAACAGAAGCCCAGTGTGTGCACTATGTGCGCTTCTTGGTTGACTCTGAAGGTCTTTACCCTCAGTTCGACAAAGCCGATCACCATTTTAACTCACAGATGCCAATGCTCGACAAATATCGCCGCATGCTTGCCACATGGCGCCACTGCCCACGTCAGTATCACCTATCGGCAGCAGAGTTCAAGCAAATCTTTAACGCTTAG
- a CDS encoding MipA/OmpV family protein, with the protein MLYNSKNKVLLLTALAFSASASAAPSPWSVGVGASYSPEVYIDTDSNRTVIPIIGYEGEHLFLRGFSAGYRIFPRGTPHNFVLRLQYDPRTLDPDDSSDPDIKKLDKRKSAVLGGASYQYLSRYGMFEVSAGADIAGRHDGFYAQTSYSYPIRGQGWGFTPNIGYAYNSEKLNQHLYGVSAAEAARTRFNEFDPGYDGNFFIGASGYYGITRSIRVMGAIRYSNLEGDLEESPILDATHGTSLMLGITYSF; encoded by the coding sequence ATGTTGTATAACTCTAAAAACAAAGTTCTGCTCTTAACAGCGCTTGCGTTCAGTGCAAGTGCCAGCGCAGCACCATCACCTTGGTCTGTTGGGGTCGGGGCATCTTATTCGCCGGAAGTATACATTGATACCGACTCTAATCGTACGGTTATCCCAATTATCGGCTACGAAGGTGAGCACCTATTTCTGCGTGGATTCTCAGCGGGTTATCGTATCTTTCCGCGTGGCACACCGCATAACTTCGTGCTGCGCTTGCAATATGACCCTCGAACTTTAGACCCCGATGACTCCAGTGACCCTGATATCAAGAAGCTAGATAAGCGAAAATCAGCCGTATTAGGTGGAGCGAGCTATCAGTATCTAAGCCGCTACGGTATGTTTGAAGTGAGTGCCGGTGCTGATATTGCAGGCAGACATGATGGCTTCTACGCGCAAACCTCTTATTCTTATCCTATCCGTGGGCAAGGTTGGGGCTTCACTCCCAATATTGGTTATGCCTATAACAGTGAAAAGCTCAACCAGCACCTCTACGGAGTGAGCGCGGCTGAAGCTGCGAGAACGCGTTTTAATGAGTTTGACCCAGGTTATGATGGTAACTTCTTTATTGGGGCAAGTGGTTACTACGGCATAACCCGAAGCATCCGTGTGATGGGGGCGATTCGATACTCGAACCTTGAAGGGGATTTAGAAGAGAGTCCCATTCTCGATGCCACACACGGAACGAGTTTGATGCTGGGTATCACCTATTCATTTTAG
- a CDS encoding PrkA family serine protein kinase, translating into MSIFDHYQSRYEAAKDEELSIQEFLSLCKDDKSAYANAAERLLLAIGEPEIIDTAQDPRLSRIFSNRVISRYKEFEDFFGMEDAIEQIVSYLKHAAQGLEERKQILYLLGPVGGGKSSLAEKLKALMQKMPIYVLSANGERSPVNDHPFCLFDVTEDGQLLKEEYGIEKRYLRSIMSPWAAKRLHEFGGDITKFKVVKVRPSILDQVAIAKTEPGDENNQDISSLVGKVDIRQLEHFSQDDPDAYSYSGALCKANQGLMEFVEMFKAPIKVLHPLLTATQEGNFNGTEGLSALPFDGMILAHSNESEWQTFRNNKNNEAFLDRVYIVKVPYCLRVSEEVKIYQKLLDHSELSKAPCSPSTLDLLAQFSILSRLKEPENSSLFSKMRVYDGETLKDTDPKAKSYQEYRDYAGVDEGMNGLSTRFAFKILSRVFNFDQTEVAANPVHLFYVIEQQIEREQFPQETAEKYLEFLKGYLVPRYVEFIGKEIQTAYLESYSEYGQNIFDRYVTYADFWIQDQEYRDPETGQLFDRSSLNNELEKIEKTAGISNPKDFRNEIVNFVLRARASNNGKNPLWTSYEKLRTVIEKKMFSNTEELLPVISFNAKTSSEDQKKHDDFVARMMEKGYTEKQVRLLSEWYLRVRKSS; encoded by the coding sequence ATGAGTATTTTCGACCATTATCAATCTAGATATGAAGCGGCGAAGGATGAAGAACTATCCATTCAAGAGTTCTTGTCCCTATGTAAAGATGATAAAAGTGCCTATGCAAACGCGGCGGAGAGACTGCTGCTTGCGATTGGTGAACCTGAGATCATTGATACCGCTCAAGACCCACGATTAAGCCGTATTTTTTCAAACCGAGTCATTTCTCGCTACAAAGAGTTTGAAGATTTCTTCGGTATGGAAGATGCGATTGAGCAAATTGTCTCGTATCTCAAACACGCTGCACAAGGGCTCGAAGAGCGTAAACAGATTCTCTACTTGCTCGGCCCTGTGGGTGGTGGTAAGTCTTCATTAGCAGAAAAACTCAAAGCACTGATGCAAAAAATGCCTATCTATGTGCTCTCGGCGAATGGTGAACGTAGTCCGGTCAACGACCATCCTTTCTGCCTATTTGATGTGACGGAAGACGGACAATTGCTGAAAGAAGAGTACGGCATTGAGAAACGCTATTTGCGCTCTATCATGTCACCTTGGGCCGCCAAACGTCTGCACGAATTTGGTGGTGATATCACCAAATTCAAGGTCGTAAAAGTACGTCCATCAATCTTAGACCAAGTCGCGATAGCGAAAACCGAACCTGGTGATGAGAACAACCAAGACATTTCATCACTGGTAGGTAAAGTCGACATCCGCCAGCTTGAGCATTTCTCTCAAGATGACCCTGATGCTTACAGTTATTCTGGTGCGCTATGTAAAGCAAACCAAGGCTTGATGGAGTTCGTTGAGATGTTTAAAGCGCCCATCAAGGTGCTACACCCACTTTTAACCGCGACTCAAGAAGGTAACTTTAACGGTACTGAAGGACTTTCTGCGTTGCCATTTGACGGCATGATCCTCGCTCACTCTAACGAATCTGAGTGGCAAACGTTCCGCAACAACAAGAACAACGAGGCGTTCCTCGATCGTGTCTACATAGTGAAAGTCCCTTACTGTTTGCGTGTTTCTGAAGAAGTTAAAATTTACCAGAAGCTGCTAGACCATTCAGAGCTTTCAAAAGCCCCTTGCTCGCCAAGCACCCTCGATTTACTGGCACAGTTTAGTATTTTGTCTCGCCTTAAAGAGCCAGAAAACTCGTCACTGTTCTCGAAAATGCGCGTTTATGATGGTGAAACCCTAAAAGACACCGACCCGAAAGCCAAGAGCTATCAAGAATATCGTGACTACGCTGGTGTAGATGAAGGTATGAACGGCCTTTCTACCCGTTTTGCCTTTAAGATCCTGTCTCGCGTATTCAACTTTGATCAAACGGAAGTTGCTGCTAACCCTGTCCACCTTTTCTATGTGATTGAGCAGCAAATTGAGCGTGAGCAGTTCCCACAAGAGACCGCCGAGAAATACCTTGAGTTCTTGAAAGGGTATCTGGTTCCTCGCTACGTTGAGTTCATTGGCAAAGAGATTCAAACCGCTTACTTAGAATCTTACTCTGAGTACGGTCAAAATATCTTCGACCGCTACGTGACCTATGCTGACTTCTGGATTCAAGACCAAGAGTATCGTGACCCTGAGACGGGTCAGTTGTTCGACCGCTCTTCACTAAATAATGAGTTAGAGAAGATTGAGAAAACGGCAGGGATAAGCAATCCGAAAGACTTCCGTAACGAGATCGTGAACTTTGTTCTTCGCGCTCGCGCAAGTAACAACGGTAAAAACCCGCTTTGGACAAGCTACGAGAAGCTGCGCACTGTCATCGAGAAGAAAATGTTCTCGAACACAGAAGAGCTGCTTCCAGTCATCTCGTTCAATGCGAAGACCTCTTCTGAAGATCAGAAGAAACATGACGACTTTGTCGCTCGTATGATGGAAAAAGGTTATACAGAGAAACAAGTACGTCTACTTTCTGAGTGGTACTTGCGTGTTCGTAAGTCATCATAA
- a CDS encoding YeaH/YhbH family protein, protein MAQFIDRRLNGKNKSAVNRQRFLKRHKAQIKESVTDAVSRRSITDTETGEDIAIPSKDIREPSFHQGQGGLKERVHPGNDQFTKGDQIERPKGGQGGGGAGEGDASKDGEGQDEFVFQISKDEYLDILFEDLELPNLEKNQVNKITEWKTHRAGYQTAGMPSNIAIVRSLQQSLARRTAMTAGKKRLINELEDELEAIQNREPAQLIEEKRLKEEIKELRNKIDRVPFIDTFDLRFKNYERRPIPSSQAVMFCLMDVSGSMDQATKDIAKRFYVLLYLFLNRRYENVEVVFIRHHTQAKEVDEHEFFYSQETGGTIVSSALKLMKEIVDDRYPSSEWNIYAAQASDGDNWADDSPRCKELLVNKLLPTCQYYSYIEITRRSHQTLWHEYEKVQNDFANFAMKNIRSTDDIFPVFRELFAKEDV, encoded by the coding sequence ATGGCGCAATTTATAGATAGACGATTGAACGGCAAGAACAAAAGTGCCGTTAATCGTCAACGATTTCTCAAACGGCATAAAGCGCAGATCAAAGAGTCTGTCACTGATGCTGTCAGTCGTCGCTCTATCACCGATACAGAAACCGGTGAAGATATAGCGATTCCATCAAAAGACATTCGTGAGCCCTCTTTCCATCAAGGACAAGGTGGCCTAAAAGAGCGAGTGCATCCAGGTAATGACCAATTTACTAAAGGGGACCAAATAGAGCGCCCCAAAGGTGGTCAAGGTGGAGGCGGCGCCGGTGAGGGTGACGCAAGCAAAGACGGTGAAGGCCAAGACGAGTTCGTCTTCCAGATATCAAAAGATGAATACCTTGATATATTGTTTGAAGATCTTGAACTGCCGAACCTAGAAAAAAACCAAGTAAATAAAATCACGGAATGGAAGACTCACCGTGCGGGTTACCAAACCGCAGGTATGCCTTCTAACATCGCGATTGTACGTTCATTGCAACAATCACTTGCACGCAGAACAGCAATGACTGCAGGTAAAAAACGTTTAATCAATGAGCTCGAAGATGAATTGGAAGCTATTCAGAATCGCGAACCTGCGCAGTTAATCGAAGAGAAGCGCCTGAAAGAGGAGATCAAAGAGCTTAGAAACAAAATCGATAGAGTCCCGTTTATCGATACGTTTGATTTACGCTTTAAAAACTATGAGCGCCGACCGATTCCGTCCAGCCAAGCGGTCATGTTCTGCCTAATGGACGTCTCTGGCTCTATGGACCAAGCGACTAAAGACATTGCTAAACGCTTCTACGTGCTCCTATACCTGTTCTTAAACCGCCGCTATGAAAATGTGGAGGTGGTTTTTATTCGCCACCACACGCAAGCGAAAGAAGTGGATGAGCATGAGTTTTTCTACTCACAAGAAACTGGTGGCACCATCGTTTCCAGTGCTCTGAAACTGATGAAAGAAATCGTCGATGACAGATACCCTTCTTCTGAATGGAATATCTATGCTGCGCAAGCCTCAGATGGTGATAACTGGGCAGATGATTCACCGCGTTGTAAAGAGCTGCTAGTCAATAAGTTATTGCCGACTTGCCAGTACTACTCTTACATCGAAATTACTCGACGCTCTCACCAAACCCTGTGGCACGAGTATGAAAAAGTACAAAATGATTTTGCCAACTTCGCTATGAAGAATATCCGCTCAACCGATGATATTTTCCCTGTGTTCAGGGAGCTATTCGCCAAGGAAGACGTCTAG
- a CDS encoding SpoVR family protein — translation MIEDKVAQSTRMLPDGPDWTFDLLERYHQEIKRVAQHYRLDTYPNQIEVITSEQMMDAYSSIGMPINYNHWSFGKKFIQTEQGYKHGQMGLAYEIVINSDPCIAYLMEENTVTMQALVMAHACYGHNSFFKGNYLFQTWTDASSIIDYLLFAKKYIADCEEKYGVSEVELLIDSCHALMNYGVDRYKRPEKISIAEEKMRQEEREAYLQSLVNDLWRTVPKNKEKEEEVEKIRFPSEPQENILYFIEKNAPLLEPWQREIVRIVRKVSQYFYPQKQTQVMNEGWATFWHYTILNHLYDEGVVSDRFILEFLHSHTGVVAQPAYNSPYYSGINPYALGFAMFKDIKRICEEPTDEDREWFPDLVDTDWLDAVHFAMHNFKDESFISQYLSPHLIREFKLFSILDDDRRNFIEVSAIHDEMGYREIREKLAAQYNLSNLEPNIQIYNVDVRGDRSLTLQHVPHNRVPLDKGHDEVLKHLYRLWGFDVILEEVKDTGRREILATCPQRHDYGAKI, via the coding sequence ATGATAGAAGATAAAGTCGCCCAATCGACACGCATGCTACCCGATGGTCCAGACTGGACTTTCGATCTGCTCGAACGCTATCACCAAGAGATCAAGCGTGTCGCGCAACACTATCGACTCGATACGTACCCGAATCAAATTGAGGTCATTACCTCGGAACAGATGATGGATGCCTATTCAAGTATCGGTATGCCAATCAACTATAACCATTGGTCGTTTGGTAAAAAGTTCATACAAACCGAGCAAGGCTATAAACACGGCCAAATGGGCCTAGCCTACGAGATCGTGATCAACTCCGATCCATGTATCGCTTATTTGATGGAAGAGAATACGGTCACGATGCAGGCGCTCGTAATGGCTCACGCCTGCTATGGCCACAACTCATTCTTTAAGGGAAACTATCTGTTCCAAACCTGGACAGACGCCAGTTCAATTATTGACTACCTGCTGTTTGCAAAAAAATATATTGCTGACTGTGAAGAAAAGTATGGTGTGTCAGAGGTTGAACTGCTCATCGACTCGTGTCATGCGCTGATGAACTACGGCGTCGATCGCTATAAACGCCCTGAAAAAATCTCTATTGCTGAAGAGAAAATGCGCCAAGAGGAACGCGAAGCTTACCTTCAATCACTTGTTAATGACCTGTGGCGAACCGTACCTAAGAACAAAGAGAAGGAAGAAGAGGTAGAGAAAATACGCTTCCCTTCAGAGCCGCAAGAAAACATTCTGTACTTTATCGAGAAAAATGCGCCGCTATTGGAGCCTTGGCAGCGTGAAATCGTGCGTATCGTGCGTAAAGTCAGTCAATACTTCTACCCTCAAAAACAGACCCAAGTAATGAACGAGGGCTGGGCAACATTCTGGCACTACACTATCTTGAATCACCTCTATGATGAAGGCGTCGTGAGCGATCGTTTCATTTTGGAATTTCTCCATAGCCATACTGGGGTGGTCGCACAACCGGCCTACAATAGCCCTTATTACAGCGGTATTAACCCGTACGCGCTTGGCTTTGCCATGTTTAAAGATATCAAGCGTATCTGTGAAGAGCCAACTGACGAAGATAGAGAGTGGTTCCCTGATCTCGTTGACACAGATTGGTTAGATGCGGTGCACTTTGCCATGCACAACTTCAAAGATGAAAGCTTCATAAGCCAGTACTTGTCCCCTCACCTTATTCGTGAGTTCAAGCTGTTTTCAATTTTGGATGATGATCGACGTAACTTTATTGAAGTCAGTGCCATTCATGACGAAATGGGTTATCGCGAAATACGTGAAAAGCTCGCTGCACAATACAACCTGAGTAACCTTGAGCCAAACATTCAGATCTACAACGTGGATGTGAGAGGCGATCGCTCCTTAACATTGCAACATGTGCCTCATAACCGCGTTCCACTTGATAAAGGACACGATGAGGTCTTAAAGCATCTTTACCGATTGTGGGGTTTTGATGTGATATTGGAAGAAGTGAAAGACACGGGTAGAAGAGAAATTTTAGCTACCTGTCCGCAGCGGCATGACTATGGCGCAAAAATTTAG
- the kdsB gene encoding 3-deoxy-manno-octulosonate cytidylyltransferase, whose amino-acid sequence MAFTVVIPARYQSSRLPAKPLADIAGKPMVQWVYEKAMQSGASRVIVATDDQRIEQVVKSFGGQVCMTSPDHQSGTERLAEVIEQLNIADDEIIVNVQGDEPLIPPVIIRQVADNLAQSQAPMATLGVAIEDEEEAFNPNAVKVVTDANGYALYFSRATIPWDRDHFAKQEGGLQQPLMRHIGIYAYRAGFINTYVGWAPSQLEQIECLEQLRVLWYGERIHVELAKEAPEAGVDTPEDLEKVRAILSQ is encoded by the coding sequence ATGGCTTTTACCGTTGTTATTCCTGCTCGTTATCAGTCAAGTCGTCTGCCTGCCAAGCCTTTGGCGGATATTGCAGGTAAGCCTATGGTGCAGTGGGTGTATGAAAAGGCAATGCAGTCTGGGGCGTCACGGGTGATTGTGGCAACGGATGACCAGCGCATCGAGCAGGTCGTTAAGAGTTTTGGCGGGCAAGTTTGTATGACCTCTCCAGATCACCAATCTGGTACAGAGCGTCTAGCAGAAGTAATTGAACAGCTCAATATTGCTGATGATGAGATCATCGTTAACGTGCAGGGTGACGAGCCACTTATTCCACCAGTGATCATTCGCCAAGTGGCCGATAATCTTGCCCAATCACAAGCACCGATGGCGACACTGGGTGTGGCGATTGAAGACGAAGAAGAAGCGTTTAATCCCAACGCCGTTAAAGTTGTGACGGACGCCAATGGGTATGCACTGTACTTTAGCCGAGCTACTATCCCTTGGGACAGAGACCATTTTGCGAAACAAGAGGGCGGGTTACAGCAGCCTTTGATGCGTCACATTGGCATCTACGCCTATCGTGCAGGTTTTATTAACACCTATGTCGGTTGGGCGCCGTCTCAGCTAGAACAAATCGAGTGTCTAGAGCAATTGCGAGTGCTTTGGTATGGCGAGCGTATTCATGTAGAACTTGCTAAAGAAGCTCCTGAAGCTGGGGTCGATACACCAGAAGACCTTGAGAAAGTTCGCGCTATATTGAGCCAATAG